A stretch of the Erinaceus europaeus chromosome 23, mEriEur2.1, whole genome shotgun sequence genome encodes the following:
- the CASP14 gene encoding caspase-14, with amino-acid sequence MSGPQPLEEEAYDMSGARLALTLCVTKAREGSEADLEALARMFKQLEFESTVVRDPTAQQFQEELEKFQQAIDAREDFVSCAFVVLMAHGLEGQLKGEDDQMVNLENLFEVLNNKNCLALRAKPKVYIIQACRGEQRDLGETVGDDIVVILTKDGHQTIPTYTDALHIYSTMEGYIAYRHDQEGSCFIQTLVKVFTENTGSILELLTEVTRQMADAELLQEGKARKVNPEIQSTLRKKLYL; translated from the exons ATGAGTGGTCCCCAGCCTTTGGAAGAG GAAGCGTACGACATGTCGGGGGCCCGCCTGGCCCTGACACTATGCGTCACCAAGGCACGGGAAGGTTCTGAGGCAGACCTGGAAGCCCTGGCTCGGATGTTCAAACAGCTGGAATTTGAGAGCACCGTGGTACGCGACCCCACGGCTCAG CAATTCCAGGAAGAGTTGGAGAAATTCCAGCAAGCCATAGATGCCCGAGAAGACTTTGTCAGCTGTGCTTTTGTGGTGCTCATGGCACACGGGCTGGAAGGTCAACTCAAGGGTGAGGATGACCAGATGGTGAATCTGGAGAACCTCTTCGAGGTGCTGAACAACAAGAATTGCTTGGCGCTGAGGGCCAAGCCCAAGGTGTACATCATACAGGCCTGTCGGGGAG AACAAAGAGACCTTGGAGAGACAGTAGGAGATGACATTGTTGTGATACTGACAAAAGATGGTCACCAGACCATCCCAACTTACACAGATGCCCTGCACATCTACTCCACCATGGAGG GGTACATCGCCTACAGACATGACCAGGAGGGCTCCTGCTTCATCCAGACCCTGGTGAAAGTCTTCACGGAGAATACAGGATCCATCCTGGAGCTTCTGACTGAG GTGACCCGGCAGATGGCAGATGCTGAGTTGCTTCAAGAAGGAAAAGCGAGGAAAGTAAACCCCGAAATCCAAAGCACCCTTCGGAAAAAGCTCTACCTGTAA